Proteins encoded in a region of the Nocardia asteroides genome:
- a CDS encoding LLM class F420-dependent oxidoreductase: MTAQLPFRFGVNMVVPENRSNWIGKCRRAEELGFDVVGVADHLGLPAPFPAMILAAEATERVRLNTFVLNTGFYNPVLLARDVAGADQFTDGRIELGLGAGYVQAEFEAAGIPFQSGSKRVEHLEQTVITLRRLFAEPEYQPQPAQPTGPPVLIGGWGDRLLAVAARHADIIAFTGAAASRNGGPLQMAGLAETEERVAYVRELLGPRLDKVEFNILVQRVVPPAERASVLEVFGPALPPDVADSPEDHPILLMGTPEEMADRLRDRRERYGISYITVLEDSMEKFAPVIELLR, from the coding sequence GTGACTGCGCAGCTCCCCTTTCGGTTCGGTGTCAACATGGTGGTGCCCGAGAACCGGTCGAACTGGATCGGAAAGTGCCGTCGGGCAGAGGAACTCGGTTTCGACGTGGTCGGCGTCGCCGACCATCTCGGCTTGCCCGCGCCGTTCCCCGCGATGATCCTGGCCGCCGAGGCAACCGAGCGGGTGCGGCTGAACACCTTCGTGCTCAACACCGGGTTCTACAACCCGGTGCTGCTGGCCCGCGACGTGGCAGGCGCCGATCAATTCACCGACGGGCGGATCGAACTAGGGCTCGGCGCGGGCTATGTCCAGGCGGAATTCGAGGCGGCGGGCATCCCGTTCCAAAGCGGGAGCAAGCGCGTCGAGCACTTGGAACAGACGGTTATCACGCTGCGCCGGCTGTTCGCCGAGCCGGAATATCAGCCGCAACCCGCGCAGCCGACGGGTCCGCCCGTGCTCATCGGTGGCTGGGGTGACCGGTTGCTCGCTGTCGCCGCGCGGCACGCCGACATCATCGCCTTCACCGGCGCCGCGGCCTCGCGCAACGGTGGGCCGCTGCAGATGGCCGGGCTCGCCGAAACCGAGGAGCGCGTCGCCTACGTCCGGGAGCTGCTCGGTCCACGGCTGGACAAGGTCGAGTTCAACATCCTCGTGCAGCGGGTGGTCCCGCCGGCCGAACGCGCGAGCGTCCTGGAGGTCTTCGGCCCGGCGCTGCCGCCGGACGTCGCCGACTCCCCGGAAGATCACCCGATCCTGCTCATGGGTACGCCCGAGGAGATGGCCGACCGGCTGCGCGATCGGCGCGAGCGTTACGGCATCAGTTACATCACGGTCCTCGAGGACAGCATGGAGAAGTTCGCCCCGGTCATCGAGTTGCTGCGCTGA